In the Sulfitobacter pacificus genome, one interval contains:
- a CDS encoding TRAP transporter substrate-binding protein: MKLTTKLMTGVATAAVALSGALPVMAGEKWDMPMAYSASNFHSENGVEFANCVAAGTNGDIEITVHAGGSLFAGADIKRAIQTGQVQIGERLLSGHQNENAVFGFDSVPFLAPSFDDSAKLFKAAKPKLDEVLAEQNLTMLYAVPWPPQGLYFNKEVNSVEDMAGTKFRSYNAATARLAELTGMLPVTIEAAELSQAFATGVAESMVSSGATGYDRKVWESLSHFYEVDAWLPYNYVMVNNDVWTDVSDANKAAITSCADEAAARGLQASKDYTKFTMDGLAEGGMTVGPAGETLMSGLREIGATMTSEWLEAAGEDGAAIVDGFKAMQ; this comes from the coding sequence ATGAAACTGACAACAAAACTGATGACAGGTGTGGCAACTGCCGCTGTGGCGCTGAGTGGCGCATTGCCTGTGATGGCGGGTGAAAAATGGGATATGCCGATGGCTTATTCCGCCTCCAACTTCCATTCCGAGAATGGCGTTGAATTTGCCAATTGCGTTGCAGCTGGCACCAACGGCGATATTGAAATCACCGTACATGCGGGCGGGTCGCTGTTTGCAGGCGCGGATATCAAACGGGCGATCCAGACAGGTCAGGTGCAAATCGGCGAGCGTTTGCTGTCCGGCCACCAGAATGAAAATGCCGTTTTCGGCTTTGATTCTGTGCCCTTCCTCGCGCCGTCATTCGACGACAGTGCCAAGCTGTTCAAAGCAGCCAAGCCCAAGCTGGACGAGGTGCTGGCCGAGCAGAACCTAACCATGCTTTACGCCGTACCATGGCCGCCACAGGGTCTGTACTTCAACAAAGAAGTGAACAGTGTTGAGGACATGGCTGGCACCAAATTCCGCTCTTATAATGCGGCCACGGCCCGTCTGGCGGAACTGACTGGCATGTTGCCCGTGACCATTGAAGCGGCGGAGCTTTCACAAGCCTTTGCCACTGGTGTGGCAGAGTCGATGGTCTCCTCCGGTGCGACGGGTTACGATCGCAAGGTCTGGGAAAGCCTGTCACATTTCTATGAGGTCGATGCCTGGTTGCCCTATAACTATGTGATGGTGAACAACGACGTTTGGACGGATGTGTCTGACGCCAACAAAGCGGCGATCACAAGCTGTGCAGATGAAGCGGCAGCGCGTGGTTTGCAGGCGTCCAAAGATTATACCAAGTTCACCATGGATGGTTTGGCCGAAGGTGGCATGACCGTTGGTCCAGCGGGCGAGACGCTGATGTCTGGTCTGCGCGAGATCGGTGCGACCATGACCTCTGAATGGCTTGAAGCAGCAGGTGAGGATGGCGCGGCCATCGTCGACGGCTTCAAGGCAATGCAATAA
- a CDS encoding NAD(P)/FAD-dependent oxidoreductase, producing the protein MTRHVAVIGAGIVGVSTAIWLRRAGIDVTVIDRGAPGSGTSHGNAGVLAACAMVPVTSPGLITKAPGMLLNPDFPLFMRWGYLPKLLPWLRKYVAHANDADTRRIAQGLTPIVGDAVEQHKSLCDDLGLGDWVSESDYCFAYANRAAFEAESYTWALRKEAGFTPMLIEGQEVRDYEPALGPDLGFMAIMKNHGFIRSPGGYVQALAQAFEGMGGTILQAEVKDFDLSGGAVSAVHTTQGTVHCTEVVLATGVWSKPMMAKLGLNVPLESERGYHIVFEDATGGPARPTMVASGKFVATPMEQGVRCAGIVEFGGLEARASKAPLAFLRRHAAKAFPNLKAKSEVEWLGHRPATSDSLPLIGQVGDTKVYTAFGHHHIGLTGGPKTGRLVAGLIAGAQVNTDLAPYHPQRFSTKT; encoded by the coding sequence ATGACGCGCCATGTTGCTGTCATAGGGGCGGGGATCGTTGGTGTTTCTACCGCGATATGGCTGCGCCGTGCTGGCATTGACGTCACGGTCATTGACCGTGGCGCGCCGGGGTCGGGCACGTCCCATGGCAACGCGGGTGTGCTGGCAGCCTGTGCAATGGTGCCCGTCACCAGCCCCGGTCTGATCACCAAGGCACCGGGCATGTTGCTGAACCCGGATTTCCCGTTGTTCATGCGCTGGGGCTATCTGCCCAAGCTGCTGCCGTGGCTGCGCAAATATGTGGCCCACGCCAATGACGCGGATACGCGGCGCATCGCACAGGGGTTGACCCCGATTGTGGGTGACGCGGTCGAGCAGCACAAAAGCCTCTGTGATGATCTGGGGCTGGGTGATTGGGTCAGCGAAAGCGACTATTGTTTTGCCTATGCTAACCGCGCTGCGTTTGAAGCTGAAAGTTATACTTGGGCGCTGCGTAAAGAGGCCGGGTTTACCCCGATGCTGATCGAAGGGCAGGAGGTGCGCGACTATGAACCGGCGCTGGGCCCGGACCTTGGCTTTATGGCGATCATGAAAAACCACGGGTTTATCCGCAGTCCCGGTGGCTATGTTCAGGCGCTGGCGCAAGCGTTTGAGGGGATGGGCGGCACGATTTTGCAGGCAGAGGTCAAGGATTTCGACTTGAGCGGCGGCGCGGTGTCAGCGGTTCACACCACCCAAGGCACGGTGCACTGCACAGAGGTGGTGCTGGCCACGGGTGTCTGGTCAAAACCGATGATGGCCAAACTGGGCCTGAACGTACCGCTGGAATCGGAGCGTGGCTATCACATTGTGTTTGAGGATGCGACAGGTGGTCCCGCGCGCCCGACCATGGTTGCCAGCGGCAAATTCGTGGCAACGCCGATGGAGCAAGGTGTGCGCTGTGCCGGTATCGTCGAATTCGGCGGGCTTGAGGCAAGGGCATCGAAAGCTCCGCTGGCATTTTTGCGGCGTCATGCGGCCAAGGCTTTTCCGAACCTCAAAGCCAAATCCGAGGTGGAATGGCTGGGCCATCGTCCGGCCACCAGCGACAGCCTGCCGTTGATCGGGCAGGTGGGTGACACCAAGGTGTATACCGCCTTCGGCCATCATCACATCGGCCTCACCGGTGGCCCAAAGACAGGGCGTTTGGTTGCCGGGCTGATCGCGGGGGCGCAGGTGAATACCGATCTTGCGCCTTATCACCCGCAACGCTTTTCAACGAAGACTTAG
- a CDS encoding aspartate/glutamate racemase family protein translates to MQENTPANLGILMLDTRFPRILGDVGNAQTWPFPVRYGVVKDATPQAIVCDDIEPFVQSFIDIGRDLVAQGCRGIATTCGFLALIRPRLAAALGVPVAASALEQAGQIAPMLAPDQRLGVLTISATTLTPAHLTAAGVPAGTPIQGMEGSSFATSILGNKTTLDVTAARREMVAAAQALVAQDPTVGAIILECTNMVPYSADIARATGRPVFTIYTYLRWFHAGLTPRSF, encoded by the coding sequence ATGCAGGAAAACACCCCGGCGAACTTGGGAATATTGATGCTCGATACCCGTTTCCCACGCATCCTCGGGGATGTCGGAAATGCGCAAACCTGGCCCTTTCCCGTCCGCTACGGCGTGGTGAAAGACGCGACGCCACAGGCGATTGTCTGCGATGACATCGAACCTTTTGTACAATCCTTCATTGATATTGGACGTGATCTGGTGGCCCAGGGGTGCCGGGGCATCGCAACCACCTGTGGTTTTCTGGCGCTGATCCGTCCCAGGCTGGCGGCCGCATTGGGCGTTCCGGTCGCGGCCTCGGCACTGGAGCAGGCCGGGCAAATCGCCCCCATGCTGGCACCAGATCAGCGGCTGGGCGTGCTGACCATTTCTGCCACGACATTGACCCCCGCGCATCTGACGGCCGCAGGTGTACCGGCAGGGACACCGATACAGGGGATGGAGGGCAGCAGTTTCGCAACCTCAATCCTTGGCAATAAAACAACGCTGGATGTGACCGCAGCACGGCGCGAAATGGTGGCGGCGGCACAGGCGCTTGTGGCGCAGGATCCGACAGTCGGCGCAATCATTCTGGAATGCACCAATATGGTGCCCTACAGCGCTGACATTGCACGGGCCACAGGGCGGCCCGTCTTCACCATCTATACCTAT